The following are encoded in a window of Acidicapsa ligni genomic DNA:
- a CDS encoding ATP-dependent DNA helicase gives MAAHFTRDRKELLSPEEVLKQHRDLAAQYGHQADHVVAQARERGQQQVQEPDKAAQRAVTYARDHLFERSAVEDRRTILESALKRGMGETTYSQVRQEFDRRLQAGEFRGAPTSVRGPQITTSAMLRLERETVQLMQDGNKRGFEDPMLVGPGIRIATEDRHPELNVAQREAVDAVFLAREKIVGLDGIAGGGKTTTLAVVREGAEADGYKVEGFAPTSRAAQKLGEAGIETSTLQMHLARGQKPDTGEKRLYVLDESSLASTKQMHEFLSRLHPNDRVLLVGDTRQHESIEAGRIFAQLQDAGMKTIKLDEIVRQKDPELKQVVEQLALGQVGEAIVGLERQGRVHEVKDPAERFAAIAREYAKSPENTLAVSPDNRSRIEINQAIRAELQDRGVVSKEEHRMQVLVPRQDLTGADRMWAARYEVGDILRYSRASKETGIGKGEYARVSAVDASSNRLTVERKDGSEQTYDPRRQQGVSVYREEERAFSIGDRVQVTAPARELGVANRELGTIVSIGDEKRIGLKMEDGRQIQMDVNQHPHLDHGYAVTSHSSQGQTAERVLVHVDTELGAKDLLNNRMAYVAISRGAHDAQLFTNDREKLPLALGHDVSHQSAHAPGIAKSVQQQEIAPKYEHSYGHGISM, from the coding sequence GTGGCGGCGCATTTCACGCGTGACCGGAAGGAACTGCTCTCGCCGGAGGAAGTATTAAAGCAGCATCGCGATCTGGCCGCGCAGTATGGTCATCAGGCCGATCATGTTGTTGCGCAGGCCAGAGAACGCGGACAGCAACAGGTGCAGGAGCCAGATAAAGCGGCGCAGCGGGCGGTGACGTATGCCCGCGATCATCTCTTCGAGCGCTCCGCCGTCGAAGACCGTCGCACCATCCTCGAAAGCGCCCTCAAGCGCGGGATGGGGGAAACGACCTATAGCCAGGTCCGGCAGGAGTTCGACCGGCGTCTGCAGGCAGGGGAGTTTCGTGGAGCACCAACCTCCGTGCGTGGGCCTCAGATCACGACCTCCGCGATGCTGCGCTTGGAACGCGAGACGGTCCAGCTTATGCAGGACGGGAACAAGCGCGGGTTTGAAGATCCGATGCTGGTGGGACCGGGCATACGCATTGCGACCGAAGATCGTCACCCGGAGTTGAATGTAGCCCAACGTGAGGCGGTCGATGCGGTCTTTCTCGCGCGGGAGAAGATCGTCGGATTGGATGGAATCGCAGGCGGAGGCAAAACGACAACGCTGGCTGTCGTGCGCGAAGGTGCGGAAGCTGACGGATATAAGGTGGAGGGCTTTGCGCCCACATCACGAGCAGCGCAAAAGTTGGGTGAAGCAGGGATCGAGACTTCGACCTTGCAGATGCACCTTGCACGCGGACAGAAGCCCGATACCGGAGAGAAACGCCTGTATGTGCTGGACGAGTCATCTCTGGCTTCGACGAAGCAGATGCACGAGTTTCTGTCCCGACTCCATCCGAACGACCGTGTCCTACTGGTGGGTGATACGCGTCAACATGAGTCCATCGAGGCAGGCCGCATCTTCGCGCAGCTTCAGGACGCGGGTATGAAGACGATCAAGCTCGACGAAATCGTGCGTCAGAAAGACCCGGAGTTAAAGCAGGTGGTTGAGCAGCTTGCCCTAGGTCAGGTCGGAGAGGCCATCGTGGGATTGGAACGGCAGGGCCGGGTGCATGAAGTAAAAGACCCCGCCGAACGCTTCGCGGCAATTGCGCGCGAATATGCGAAGTCACCGGAGAACACGCTGGCCGTCTCGCCGGACAACCGTTCTCGGATTGAGATCAATCAAGCCATTCGTGCTGAATTACAAGACAGAGGTGTTGTTAGCAAAGAAGAGCATCGGATGCAGGTGCTTGTGCCACGGCAAGACCTGACCGGCGCAGATCGCATGTGGGCCGCACGCTATGAGGTTGGCGATATATTGCGGTACAGCCGCGCGTCGAAAGAGACGGGCATTGGTAAAGGCGAGTACGCCCGAGTGTCTGCCGTCGATGCTTCGAGCAACCGGCTCACGGTCGAGCGGAAGGATGGCTCAGAGCAGACCTACGATCCGCGCCGTCAACAGGGCGTCTCGGTCTACCGCGAAGAGGAGCGAGCTTTCTCTATCGGAGATCGTGTGCAGGTCACTGCACCGGCACGGGAGTTGGGCGTTGCCAACCGTGAACTCGGAACGATCGTCAGCATCGGGGACGAGAAGCGCATTGGCTTGAAGATGGAGGATGGCCGGCAGATACAAATGGACGTGAATCAGCATCCGCACCTCGATCATGGGTATGCCGTCACCAGTCACTCCAGCCAAGGACAAACAGCAGAGCGTGTCCTTGTGCATGTGGATACAGAATTAGGTGCTAAGGATTTGCTCAACAATCGTATGGCCTATGTTGCTATTTCGCGCGGAGCCCACGATGCTCAGCTTTTCACCAACGACCGAGAAAAACTTCCACTGGCGTTGGGCCATGATGTTTCCCACCAGAGCGCCCATGCACCGGGGATTGCCAAGTCGGTTCAGCAGCAGGAAATTGCACCGAAGTATGAACACAGCTATGGGCATGGAATCAGTATGTAG
- a CDS encoding ArdC family protein, protein MKTIATTNNIATIDSKKPTNKQELIAVNIKLLIEQLEAGHSEALTNYLTAMSRFHGYSFGNVLEIARQMPTATRVAGFWTWKNLGRSVKAGQKGIRILAPIVGSRRKKDTEAQKDITKQNERILLGFRNAYVFDVSQTDGVDLPAMHEVSGNPGENIDRLAAFLQTKGIQLVYNEKIAPALGMSYGGRIAILPGQSKAETFATLVHETAHELLHKSERRTATTKTVRETEAEAVAFVVGNAVGLVTGSASADYIQLYHGNASLLAESLEVIQQTSSVILAALEPPVSEEETATTEVAELVEEAA, encoded by the coding sequence ATGAAGACCATCGCCACAACCAACAACATCGCCACTATCGACAGCAAGAAGCCCACCAACAAACAGGAACTAATCGCCGTCAACATCAAGCTATTGATTGAGCAGTTGGAGGCCGGACACTCCGAAGCCCTTACCAACTACCTCACTGCCATGAGCCGTTTCCATGGGTATTCCTTCGGCAACGTCTTAGAGATTGCGCGGCAGATGCCCACCGCAACCCGCGTAGCCGGATTCTGGACGTGGAAGAACCTTGGCCGCTCTGTGAAAGCCGGACAGAAAGGAATCCGCATCCTTGCTCCCATCGTTGGCTCTCGCCGCAAGAAGGACACCGAAGCGCAAAAAGACATCACCAAGCAGAATGAGCGAATTCTGTTGGGGTTCCGCAACGCTTACGTCTTCGACGTTTCGCAGACTGATGGCGTAGACCTGCCCGCGATGCACGAAGTCTCTGGCAACCCCGGCGAGAACATCGACCGTTTGGCGGCGTTCCTACAGACCAAGGGCATTCAGCTTGTCTACAACGAGAAGATTGCTCCCGCTCTTGGCATGAGCTACGGCGGACGCATCGCCATCCTTCCCGGACAGTCGAAGGCCGAAACCTTCGCCACGCTGGTACATGAAACGGCGCATGAACTCCTTCATAAAAGCGAACGCCGCACCGCGACCACCAAGACGGTACGCGAGACGGAGGCCGAGGCCGTCGCATTCGTTGTCGGCAATGCCGTTGGATTAGTGACGGGTTCGGCGAGTGCGGACTATATCCAGCTTTACCACGGCAACGCATCCTTGCTGGCCGAAAGCTTGGAGGTTATCCAGCAGACCTCCAGTGTCATTCTTGCCGCATTGGAGCCGCCCGTCTCGGAGGAGGAGACGGCCACCACCGAAGTCGCAGAACTGGTGGAGGAGGCGGCATGA
- the mobF gene encoding MobF family relaxase, with protein MLTLSKPLSAGQVRSYHEREFASERQNYWSRNQEGHSEWHGQLAAEWGLCGAVGDEHFARLTEGQHPLTQAQMVRHQVSRTYEGKNGKAVTSVEHRAGWDATFSAPKSVSLTALVGGDDRVREAHRESVRVALGELEHYTQARIGNVHAPETTGKFVAATFEHDTARPVEGYAAPQLHTHAVIFNVTERDNGQTRSVQSHELYASQHYATSIYRAELASRLQGLGYEIESGKYRQPEIKGYTQEYLEASSPRREQIKDHLRSQGLDGAGAA; from the coding sequence ATGCTGACGCTCTCCAAGCCGTTGTCAGCGGGCCAGGTACGTTCGTACCATGAGCGGGAGTTTGCGTCGGAGCGGCAGAACTACTGGAGCCGTAACCAGGAAGGCCATAGCGAATGGCATGGTCAGCTTGCAGCAGAGTGGGGCCTCTGCGGTGCTGTAGGTGATGAGCACTTTGCACGGCTGACGGAAGGCCAGCACCCGCTCACCCAAGCGCAGATGGTGAGGCACCAGGTCTCGCGCACCTACGAAGGCAAAAACGGCAAGGCAGTCACCAGCGTCGAGCACCGCGCCGGATGGGACGCAACGTTCTCGGCTCCAAAATCAGTTTCGTTGACGGCACTTGTGGGCGGTGATGATCGGGTTCGAGAGGCTCACCGCGAGAGCGTTCGAGTGGCATTGGGTGAGTTGGAACACTACACGCAAGCACGGATCGGCAACGTTCATGCCCCGGAGACAACAGGCAAGTTCGTAGCTGCGACGTTCGAGCACGATACCGCACGACCCGTCGAGGGCTACGCTGCACCGCAACTTCATACTCATGCTGTCATCTTCAATGTCACCGAACGCGATAACGGACAGACGCGCTCCGTGCAATCGCACGAGCTATACGCCTCGCAGCACTATGCCACATCGATCTACCGTGCGGAACTGGCTTCGCGATTGCAAGGCCTAGGTTATGAGATTGAATCGGGCAAGTATAGGCAGCCGGAGATCAAGGGCTACACGCAGGAATATCTCGAAGCTTCCAGCCCGCGCCGCGAACAAATCAAAGACCATCTTCGGTCGCAGGGACTCGATGGAGCGGGAGCCGCTTAG
- a CDS encoding type IV secretion system DNA-binding domain-containing protein: MSVGAMRFPSRGRWLLWLILFFVLGPFLVILPASLWLGWTMNPVQTFYLGTYATCSTLGGYPGAMTTVRYAEKTAAGRKAEPLLPEDAVKGPNPKQPLALSSKAISEGWRGVEIKPSGKVRAKELQAYLRDTIYDGDPAWLIFLRPMLYLTALVLSLHLLWLFFGHKLRVSRKHEQRHGRPTKGPELLIALRGSSDGGIRFQMEREGTLGRFLPARSFHIPRRLESSHVLLMGDTGSGKSSAIRQLLRQVEDRGESAIVYDPAMDFLGEFYSPRRGDLILNPLDQRCPYWALGDEIDRPETATTIASAMLPDKEYEKAFFTDAPRRVLAYLLRKGPQPRDILRMMADPQSIDEVVKGTPLAALLHPGAPAQRAGVLSSLNMVADSLELLPEWEYPPRNFATSEWYTERKRWVFLTSSPAYRQKVLPLHSAWLDLFILRMMGYCEDPAVKPVWFVLDELASLNKLPQLHTAVTENRKYGNPVVMGLQGRSQMEKRYGQDAEAMLSQPATKIFLKTSEPRAAKWISEAIGEIEVERLKESRSTGLLRSKKSFAMEIATKPLIMASEIGGLGPLTGFIKLENHVVPARFRLAKKQNRQPEFLERTREQPPPRKTDAVKTSVPAKAAETKKPVQGVLPLEERPEVKRKGFSWDESKGIE, from the coding sequence ATGAGCGTCGGAGCGATGCGTTTTCCCAGCCGGGGAAGATGGCTCCTGTGGCTGATTTTGTTCTTCGTCCTGGGGCCGTTTCTGGTGATTCTTCCGGCCTCGCTGTGGCTCGGCTGGACCATGAATCCCGTCCAGACTTTCTACCTCGGAACCTACGCCACATGTTCTACGCTGGGCGGCTACCCCGGCGCGATGACCACCGTTCGCTATGCCGAGAAGACGGCTGCGGGGCGGAAAGCGGAACCGCTTTTGCCCGAGGATGCGGTAAAAGGGCCGAACCCGAAACAGCCTCTCGCACTGAGTTCAAAAGCAATATCAGAAGGCTGGCGTGGAGTCGAGATTAAACCTTCAGGGAAAGTCCGTGCGAAGGAGTTGCAAGCCTACCTGAGGGACACAATCTACGACGGCGATCCTGCATGGCTGATCTTCCTCCGACCAATGCTTTATCTGACGGCGTTGGTGCTCTCCCTGCACCTGCTGTGGCTCTTCTTTGGCCATAAACTTCGCGTCAGCCGCAAGCACGAGCAGCGTCATGGACGGCCTACCAAAGGCCCTGAACTTCTCATCGCACTGCGCGGTTCCAGCGATGGCGGTATCCGCTTCCAGATGGAGCGCGAGGGAACGCTCGGGCGGTTCCTGCCCGCCCGCAGCTTTCATATCCCGCGACGGCTGGAGTCCAGCCATGTCCTGCTCATGGGTGACACGGGCTCGGGTAAAAGTTCGGCCATTCGCCAGCTCCTGCGTCAGGTCGAAGACAGGGGCGAGAGCGCTATCGTCTATGACCCGGCAATGGATTTCCTCGGCGAATTCTACAGCCCTAGGAGAGGTGACCTGATCCTGAATCCGCTCGATCAGCGCTGCCCTTACTGGGCGTTGGGTGATGAGATCGACCGGCCCGAGACAGCCACCACCATCGCCTCCGCGATGTTGCCGGACAAAGAGTACGAGAAAGCCTTTTTCACCGATGCCCCTCGCCGAGTGCTTGCATACTTGCTGCGAAAAGGGCCTCAACCCCGAGACATCCTGCGGATGATGGCCGATCCGCAGAGCATCGATGAAGTAGTGAAAGGAACGCCACTCGCGGCCCTGCTCCATCCCGGTGCACCAGCCCAACGTGCCGGTGTGCTGTCCAGCCTGAATATGGTGGCCGACAGCCTGGAACTATTGCCGGAGTGGGAGTATCCACCAAGAAATTTCGCGACCTCCGAGTGGTACACCGAACGCAAACGCTGGGTATTTCTGACCTCTTCTCCTGCCTATCGGCAGAAGGTCCTGCCGCTGCATTCGGCATGGCTCGACCTCTTTATCCTGCGCATGATGGGATATTGCGAAGACCCAGCGGTGAAGCCGGTATGGTTCGTGCTGGACGAGTTGGCGAGCCTCAATAAACTCCCTCAGCTTCATACTGCTGTGACTGAAAATCGTAAGTATGGCAATCCCGTCGTGATGGGCTTGCAGGGACGTAGCCAGATGGAGAAGCGCTACGGCCAGGATGCCGAAGCGATGCTGTCCCAGCCTGCGACCAAGATATTTTTGAAGACTTCGGAACCCCGCGCGGCGAAGTGGATCTCCGAGGCCATCGGCGAAATCGAAGTGGAACGTCTTAAGGAATCTCGCAGCACGGGTTTGCTTCGCTCGAAAAAGAGCTTCGCTATGGAGATTGCCACCAAGCCGCTCATCATGGCCTCCGAGATAGGTGGGCTCGGACCGCTCACAGGCTTTATCAAGCTGGAGAATCATGTCGTACCAGCGAGGTTTCGGCTGGCGAAGAAACAGAACAGGCAGCCGGAGTTTCTGGAACGGACCAGAGAACAGCCGCCGCCCCGCAAAACAGACGCCGTGAAGACATCGGTTCCTGCCAAGGCTGCCGAAACCAAGAAGCCCGTGCAGGGAGTTTTGCCGCTGGAGGAAAGGCCCGAGGTGAAGCGGAAAGGGTTCAGTTGGGATGAGAGTAAAGGGATTGAATGA
- a CDS encoding plasmid mobilization protein, which yields MSPLVNGSPAASSASESAQEKPGFRTKTIATRITPEELREVEAAAEKNGKTLAVWLRELALNAARERPVDPTELLLAEISALRFMLLNLFHASASAQSEGTYLLPESVIKIRDKAEARKLADARKLLTEFIAGEGGTGGQK from the coding sequence ATGAGCCCTCTCGTCAACGGTTCTCCGGCGGCTTCCAGCGCTTCGGAAAGCGCTCAGGAAAAGCCCGGCTTCCGCACCAAAACCATCGCGACAAGGATCACTCCGGAAGAGCTTCGGGAGGTTGAAGCGGCTGCCGAGAAGAACGGCAAGACGCTCGCGGTATGGCTGCGGGAGCTTGCCCTGAACGCCGCCCGAGAGCGCCCTGTCGACCCCACGGAGTTGTTGCTGGCGGAGATTTCGGCGCTCCGTTTCATGCTCCTGAATCTCTTCCATGCGTCGGCCTCGGCGCAGAGCGAAGGCACGTATCTGCTGCCAGAATCTGTCATCAAAATCCGGGACAAAGCAGAGGCGAGGAAGCTGGCCGACGCCCGCAAATTGCTCACTGAGTTCATTGCCGGAGAGGGCGGAACCGGAGGGCAGAAATGA
- a CDS encoding DUF262 domain-containing HNH endonuclease family protein: protein MPSRTIKSLMAEINNEDAEGGGLWLPNIQRLFVWDEDQIEKLFDSIMRQYPVSSMMIWKTRDELRHRRFIDQYHDDFDLKSLYRPTNKKLKKLVLDGQQRLQSLFIGLKGSIGGREMYFDLLSGDAKLPEEISFRFSFKEKDEIEWPWVRFGNLVYSKKLADEIAEDIISKAKVQLSKEERRLITRNIARAKKELEVTENLLYQELDSTDEDNTYEFDDVVEIFIRANSGGTKLNKSDLMFTLLISEWNLADIEMNEFLSDVNDNRFAFDRDFILKSAMSILDQGAKYDVDKLRNDELRQSIASNWKRITDSVRFVRDQIVEKTFIRSDKALTSYNALIPLVYFHYHYGKEWKNIGPIRDYLLRVLLTGAFSGRPDTLIDKLTSKIKVDQAFEKRGIFRTIEENRRDLRISQASLWGMGYQSGQIHLLFNLWYDTNYRPALDGHLPQVDHIFPQSLLRAEKANKSASGRKIQKYSSGEINQLANCMLLTANENGASQKRDIPPSEWFANKDATYLALHCIPTKKSLWKLENYEAFISARKQMIAEKFEFLLLDDPE, encoded by the coding sequence ATGCCGAGTAGGACCATCAAGAGCCTCATGGCGGAGATAAATAACGAGGACGCCGAGGGCGGCGGCTTGTGGTTGCCAAATATCCAGCGGCTCTTTGTGTGGGATGAGGACCAGATCGAAAAGCTTTTTGACTCAATCATGCGCCAGTATCCCGTCTCCTCCATGATGATATGGAAGACGCGTGACGAACTCCGTCACCGTCGCTTTATTGACCAGTACCACGACGATTTCGATCTCAAGAGTCTTTACCGGCCGACCAACAAGAAACTGAAAAAGCTCGTTCTCGACGGACAGCAGCGTTTGCAGAGTCTCTTCATCGGCCTCAAAGGATCCATCGGTGGAAGGGAGATGTATTTTGATCTTCTCAGCGGCGACGCAAAACTGCCCGAAGAAATTAGCTTCAGATTCTCATTCAAGGAAAAAGACGAGATCGAGTGGCCTTGGGTCCGATTTGGCAACCTTGTTTACTCCAAGAAGCTTGCCGACGAGATCGCCGAGGACATTATCAGCAAAGCCAAAGTTCAATTGTCGAAGGAGGAACGCCGCCTCATTACGCGTAATATAGCTCGCGCGAAAAAGGAATTGGAGGTCACTGAGAACCTCCTGTATCAGGAGCTTGACTCGACAGATGAAGACAACACCTATGAGTTTGATGACGTAGTGGAAATTTTCATTCGCGCCAACTCAGGTGGGACAAAGCTAAACAAGTCCGATTTGATGTTCACACTCTTGATCTCTGAATGGAATCTCGCGGACATTGAGATGAATGAATTCCTCTCCGATGTGAATGACAATCGCTTCGCGTTTGATCGCGATTTCATTCTCAAGAGTGCGATGTCCATTCTCGATCAGGGAGCTAAATATGATGTCGATAAGCTTCGAAATGACGAGCTTCGGCAATCGATCGCCTCAAACTGGAAACGCATCACTGACTCCGTCCGGTTTGTGCGGGACCAAATCGTCGAGAAAACATTCATACGCTCCGACAAGGCGCTTACCTCATATAACGCACTCATTCCACTCGTCTATTTCCACTACCATTACGGTAAGGAATGGAAAAATATCGGTCCTATCAGGGATTACCTTCTTCGTGTCCTTCTAACTGGCGCATTTTCGGGCCGGCCTGACACCTTGATCGACAAGCTCACATCGAAGATCAAGGTGGATCAAGCGTTTGAAAAGAGGGGAATATTCAGGACGATCGAAGAGAACAGGAGGGATCTTCGTATCTCTCAGGCGTCACTTTGGGGCATGGGTTACCAAAGCGGACAGATACATCTGCTGTTCAATCTCTGGTATGACACAAACTACCGCCCCGCCCTGGATGGGCACCTTCCGCAGGTCGACCACATTTTCCCGCAAAGTCTTCTCAGAGCCGAAAAGGCGAACAAATCCGCATCGGGACGCAAAATCCAAAAATACTCTTCCGGGGAAATCAATCAGCTCGCGAACTGCATGCTGCTCACCGCTAACGAAAATGGAGCCAGTCAAAAGCGCGACATTCCACCCTCCGAGTGGTTTGCTAATAAGGATGCCACATACCTCGCACTTCATTGCATTCCAACAAAGAAGAGCTTATGGAAGCTTGAAAATTACGAAGCGTTCATCTCTGCTCGAAAGCAGATGATTGCCGAGAAATTTGAGTTCTTGCTTTTGGATGACCCCGAATAG
- a CDS encoding DUF2779 domain-containing protein, with the protein MAKELFPTGILVPGNGAAAVEATQGLINISQTDTLFEAAFSSQKLTARADILKRTQGGWHVLEVKSSFADTSSIRQLVDDLAYTVFVARRTGLNVTKASLVLLSRAYRFGNGSDLLFEILDKTVEVDARVAEFIKVADSLPTALFADTRPAASLLPACRECNFFETDCLGLGVLHSVLEIPGLHHTKLKRLSAASIIDMAQTPTDLGLNERQERARLSSIAGTTFVSPALSAALRVFQFPCYYLDFETVATVLPMYDNHSCHRQVLTQFSVHRKEAIGSDPTHIDYLADATQDCEKLVADALIDALGNLGSIVVYSSFEKTRISGLRDAYPDLATALQAILDRLADLLPVLQEHVYHPAFRGSFSIKKVLPALVPTLSYAGLEVRDGDTAIARFARMANGTISGEDVALTRKQLLDYCKLDTLAMVRLHETLHALGSANNTP; encoded by the coding sequence ATGGCCAAAGAACTCTTCCCCACTGGCATCCTCGTTCCAGGAAACGGGGCGGCTGCGGTCGAGGCAACGCAAGGGCTCATCAATATCTCGCAAACCGATACGCTTTTCGAGGCTGCATTCTCGTCACAAAAGTTAACTGCACGGGCCGACATTTTAAAGCGCACGCAGGGCGGCTGGCACGTATTGGAAGTGAAATCGAGTTTTGCGGATACGAGCAGTATCAGACAACTTGTCGATGATCTTGCCTATACAGTTTTCGTGGCTCGGCGCACTGGGCTCAACGTCACAAAAGCCTCCCTTGTTCTCCTGTCTCGGGCTTACCGCTTCGGCAACGGATCGGACCTGCTTTTCGAGATTTTGGATAAGACTGTTGAGGTAGATGCGCGGGTGGCCGAATTCATTAAGGTGGCAGACAGCCTGCCGACCGCGCTCTTCGCTGATACGCGACCCGCTGCTTCGTTGCTGCCAGCATGTCGAGAATGTAACTTCTTTGAAACAGACTGTTTGGGCCTCGGAGTCCTCCACTCTGTACTTGAAATTCCTGGGCTGCATCATACAAAGCTCAAAAGGTTGTCGGCCGCGAGCATTATTGATATGGCACAGACACCAACAGATTTGGGTCTAAATGAACGCCAGGAACGGGCGCGGCTCTCCTCAATCGCGGGCACTACGTTTGTTAGTCCGGCGCTCAGCGCAGCCCTGAGAGTCTTTCAGTTTCCGTGCTATTACCTCGACTTTGAGACCGTTGCGACGGTGCTGCCGATGTATGACAATCATTCCTGCCATCGTCAGGTACTCACGCAATTCAGCGTCCACCGTAAAGAAGCAATTGGATCTGACCCGACGCACATTGACTATTTAGCTGATGCGACGCAGGATTGTGAGAAACTCGTAGCCGACGCATTGATCGACGCCCTGGGAAATCTTGGTTCCATAGTCGTCTACAGTTCCTTTGAGAAAACCCGTATCTCGGGTCTGAGAGACGCATATCCAGATCTTGCCACGGCACTTCAGGCGATTTTGGACCGGCTCGCCGACCTACTGCCAGTGCTCCAGGAGCACGTGTATCATCCGGCGTTTCGCGGAAGCTTTTCAATCAAAAAAGTGCTGCCGGCCTTGGTTCCCACATTGTCTTACGCGGGTTTGGAAGTTCGTGATGGTGACACTGCGATCGCCCGCTTCGCGCGCATGGCAAATGGCACTATATCGGGGGAAGATGTTGCATTGACGCGAAAGCAACTGCTCGACTATTGCAAGCTGGATACGCTAGCCATGGTCCGGCTGCACGAAACTCTCCATGCGCTGGGTTCTGCGAATAATACCCCTTAA